The Acidobacteriota bacterium genome contains a region encoding:
- a CDS encoding DNA polymerase II: MADPPAPYRGFILEPTYRIERGRPVVLLFGKLANGEPFLVRDHREAPAFYIEAADAERAAALGASSVASQRVTLAGRPAAKVDLAVPPDAPPLRDRLFGAGIPCYEADVRFAVRYLMRRGIRSAVTLRGPSRLEPGLGRVFEDPEIAPAESVAAGGGVELAVLSFDIETDMGGQELLSVAFEGEDVSEVLLWTPPGMDCPDGAIPFASQKELLQGFRDRLVALDPDVLTGWNIVEFDLPVLARLAEREGVAMDIGRGGGPMRIRPQRSGGNQITLPGRLVLDGIRLLRGAFVKMESYSLDHVARQVLGEGKLLSGAHRGEEIQRLFREDREHFVAYNALDARLVLDILDRLQLVELACERSLLTGLPPDRVSGSIAAFDLLYLSELHRLGIVAPTVATARRQAAQSGTDSAESNYGGAVLEPDTGLWEHVLVFDFKSLYPSLIRTFQIDPLGYYRAAREDDGDPIRAPNGAAFSRRPGILPALLDTLFPRREAAKAAGDKVASFAIKILMNSFYGVLGTSACRFYNPPVANAITGFGRELLMWSKKRIEGYGHRVLYGDTDSLFVASGAADASGARDLGEDLVRRLNEDLADHIGAKWKVESRLELEFERLYLKLLLAPVRHGTGGARKRYAGLVDEGDGPKVIFTGLEAVRRDWTDLARTVQRELYERLFHERPVEDYLHQVVTELRDGQHDGALIYRKALRKRPEEYTATTPPHVAAARKMPGKTPRIIRYVITPGGAEPAAGWRGALDYEHYVQKQIRPIAEPVLAILQLDFAKVIGDDRQLELF; encoded by the coding sequence ATGGCTGATCCGCCCGCCCCCTACCGAGGCTTCATCCTCGAACCCACCTACCGCATCGAGCGCGGCCGGCCGGTGGTGTTGCTGTTCGGAAAATTGGCCAACGGCGAGCCCTTTCTGGTGCGGGACCATCGCGAAGCACCGGCCTTCTACATCGAAGCGGCGGACGCCGAGCGAGCCGCGGCGCTGGGCGCTTCGAGCGTGGCGAGTCAACGCGTCACCCTCGCCGGACGGCCCGCCGCCAAGGTCGATCTCGCCGTGCCGCCAGATGCGCCGCCGCTGCGCGACCGGCTGTTCGGCGCCGGTATCCCCTGCTACGAGGCGGACGTGCGCTTCGCCGTGCGCTACCTGATGCGCCGCGGCATCCGGAGCGCCGTCACCCTGCGCGGACCGTCGCGTCTGGAACCCGGCCTGGGACGGGTGTTCGAGGATCCGGAGATCGCACCGGCGGAAAGTGTCGCGGCGGGAGGGGGCGTGGAGCTCGCCGTCCTCTCCTTCGATATCGAGACGGATATGGGCGGCCAAGAGCTGCTCTCCGTCGCCTTTGAAGGAGAGGACGTTTCGGAGGTGCTGCTGTGGACTCCACCGGGCATGGACTGCCCCGACGGGGCGATCCCCTTCGCCAGCCAGAAGGAACTCCTCCAGGGCTTCCGGGACCGCCTCGTCGCCCTCGACCCGGACGTCCTCACCGGCTGGAACATCGTGGAGTTCGATCTGCCGGTGCTCGCCCGGCTGGCGGAGCGCGAAGGGGTGGCGATGGATATCGGCCGCGGCGGTGGCCCCATGCGGATCCGTCCGCAGCGCAGCGGCGGCAACCAGATCACCCTCCCTGGACGCTTGGTGCTCGATGGGATTCGCCTGCTGCGCGGCGCCTTCGTCAAGATGGAGAGCTACTCCTTGGATCACGTCGCCCGCCAGGTTCTCGGCGAGGGCAAGCTGCTCTCCGGCGCGCACCGCGGAGAGGAAATCCAGCGGTTGTTCCGCGAGGATCGCGAGCACTTCGTCGCCTACAACGCCCTCGACGCCCGGCTGGTGCTCGACATCCTCGACCGACTTCAACTGGTCGAGCTGGCCTGCGAGCGCAGCCTATTGACCGGGCTGCCGCCGGACCGGGTCTCCGGCTCCATCGCCGCCTTCGACCTGCTGTATCTTTCGGAGCTGCACCGCCTCGGCATCGTGGCGCCGACCGTCGCCACGGCCCGCCGCCAGGCCGCTCAAAGCGGCACCGACAGCGCCGAGTCCAACTACGGCGGTGCGGTCCTCGAACCGGACACGGGGCTGTGGGAACACGTGCTGGTGTTCGACTTCAAGAGCCTCTATCCGAGCTTGATTCGCACCTTCCAGATCGACCCCCTCGGCTACTACCGCGCCGCCCGGGAGGACGACGGCGACCCGATCCGGGCACCCAACGGCGCCGCCTTCAGCCGCCGGCCGGGCATCCTGCCGGCGCTTCTCGACACCCTATTTCCGCGCCGCGAGGCGGCCAAGGCGGCCGGCGACAAGGTGGCCTCCTTCGCCATCAAGATCCTGATGAACTCGTTCTATGGCGTGCTCGGCACCTCCGCCTGCCGCTTCTACAACCCGCCGGTCGCCAACGCCATCACCGGCTTCGGGCGGGAGCTGCTGATGTGGTCCAAGAAGCGCATCGAGGGCTACGGCCACCGCGTGCTCTACGGCGACACGGACAGCCTGTTCGTCGCTTCCGGAGCCGCCGACGCGTCCGGTGCCAGGGACTTGGGCGAAGATCTGGTGCGGCGGCTGAACGAAGATCTCGCCGACCACATCGGCGCGAAATGGAAGGTCGAGAGCCGCTTGGAGCTGGAATTCGAACGGCTGTACCTGAAACTGCTGTTGGCGCCGGTTCGCCACGGCACCGGCGGTGCCCGCAAGCGCTACGCCGGCCTGGTGGACGAGGGAGACGGGCCAAAGGTGATCTTCACTGGCCTCGAAGCGGTCCGCCGAGACTGGACGGATCTCGCCCGCACGGTGCAGCGGGAACTCTACGAACGGCTATTTCACGAGCGTCCGGTGGAAGACTACCTGCATCAGGTGGTCACCGAGCTGCGGGACGGGCAACACGATGGTGCTCTGATCTACCGCAAAGCGCTGCGCAAGCGGCCAGAGGAGTACACCGCCACCACTCCGCCGCACGTTGCCGCCGCCCGCAAGATGCCCGGCAAGACACCGCGGATCATCCGCTATGTCATCACCCCGGGGGGCGCCGAGCCGGCAGCGGGCTGGCGCGGCGCACTCGATTACGAGCACTACGTACAAAAGCAGATCCGCCCCATTGCCGAACCGGTGTTGGCGATCCTCCAACTCGACTTCGCCAAGGTGATCGGCGACGACCGGCAACTGGAACTCTTCTGA
- a CDS encoding tetratricopeptide repeat protein, with amino-acid sequence MSISSPTGRPPKVFISYSQSSPEHKARVKDLSGRLLERGIDSDIDQYVIGPERGWQEWSRQQIEQADFVLLVFDPTYSKAFKGEEIEDGSKRLGSRSEALMLSQVFFESAGRNRKLVPIIFDRDHAELIALPLRSFTYFNVSEAESFDLLCLHLLGQPAIEKPPLGSPTAIPTAPAADRTEEPLHNLPAEHEPLVGRGGDIERVEKALGGHRLVTLAAFAGLGKTSLALEVARRQLESFRDGVWLVSLAPVVEAALVPQTVAKTLSIREQAEKPPTRALAEQLRKKQLLIVLDNCEHLISACAQLLRYLLDECPEVRFLATSREPLNLGKREVMLGLAPLEVPRHTGLPPLELIRVPAVQLFVDRVQRSDESFRLNPSNAGALARICRRLEGIPLALELAAARVSPLSVQSVADRLDDASFLRQSPQAAENPHHITLDATLDWSHDLLTPPARRLFRRIAAFRGSFSFEAAEAICKDHPPAGEGLDDILEAFEDLVHKSLLEKDGNERFHFLEIVRQYAERQLQNAGEEPTVRGRHATYFLDIAEAANREMLATGQKERLQLLEQEHPNLRAALRAAGDRETAYRLGIAMWRFWEMRGFFHEGRDRLTRLVPEETRTDPATLQADDRVADELHSSVLSGLGLLAYRQGDVAEASRCFYRVLGFERRLGRPDRLANALGDVGLLFMHGDPDKAMDYFREGHRLAQEAGDDRLVAVACNNLGKTELYRKRIPEARALLKDSVAGFEAAGNLWESGFPLIGLGNLALEEDEPDEAKVYFEKARERRLLVGDRRNVANSLLGIARAHLMTRDLLASRDTLREAIRLYDEVDDQASILRCWEIAAEIAALGGDGLAAARLSAFAERRREAMEVSQRPTDKDTMEARLMAVRGEIGDRAWSAAQAEVVGWKRPDAMEAVRRIAIARGAAEE; translated from the coding sequence ATGAGCATTTCTTCCCCGACAGGACGGCCACCCAAGGTCTTCATCAGCTACAGCCAGAGTTCTCCCGAGCACAAAGCGCGGGTGAAGGATCTCTCCGGTCGCCTGCTGGAGCGGGGCATCGACTCCGACATCGATCAGTACGTGATCGGTCCGGAGCGAGGCTGGCAGGAGTGGTCTCGCCAGCAGATCGAACAAGCCGATTTCGTGCTTCTCGTTTTCGATCCCACCTACTCCAAAGCGTTCAAGGGCGAAGAGATCGAAGACGGATCCAAGCGCCTCGGCTCCCGGTCCGAGGCCCTCATGCTCAGTCAGGTGTTCTTCGAATCGGCGGGGCGCAATCGCAAGCTCGTGCCGATCATCTTCGACCGCGACCACGCCGAACTCATCGCTCTGCCGCTGCGCTCCTTCACCTACTTCAACGTCAGCGAAGCGGAGAGCTTCGACCTACTCTGCCTACACCTGCTCGGCCAGCCGGCGATTGAGAAACCACCCCTCGGCTCCCCCACAGCAATCCCCACTGCCCCGGCAGCGGATAGGACGGAAGAACCTCTTCACAACCTGCCCGCAGAGCACGAGCCCCTGGTCGGCCGCGGCGGCGACATCGAGCGAGTCGAGAAGGCGCTGGGCGGCCATCGCCTGGTGACCCTGGCGGCATTCGCCGGCCTCGGCAAGACCTCCCTGGCCCTCGAAGTCGCCCGTCGCCAGTTGGAGTCCTTTCGGGACGGGGTATGGCTCGTTTCCCTGGCACCGGTGGTGGAGGCGGCGCTAGTGCCCCAGACGGTGGCGAAGACCCTGTCGATTCGCGAGCAAGCGGAAAAGCCGCCGACCCGCGCCCTGGCCGAGCAGCTTCGCAAGAAGCAGCTACTGATCGTCCTCGACAACTGTGAACACCTGATCTCGGCCTGTGCCCAGCTTTTGCGCTACCTCCTCGACGAATGCCCGGAAGTCCGCTTCCTCGCCACCAGCCGCGAGCCTCTGAACCTGGGCAAGCGCGAAGTGATGCTCGGCCTGGCGCCGCTCGAGGTGCCTCGCCATACCGGCCTGCCGCCGCTGGAGCTGATTCGTGTGCCGGCGGTTCAACTTTTCGTCGACCGCGTCCAGCGGAGCGATGAATCCTTCCGGCTGAATCCCTCGAATGCCGGCGCCTTAGCGCGCATTTGCCGGCGCCTGGAAGGCATCCCCCTCGCCCTCGAACTGGCCGCCGCGCGGGTTTCGCCGCTGTCCGTCCAAAGCGTCGCCGATCGCCTGGACGATGCGAGTTTTCTGCGGCAGAGTCCCCAGGCCGCCGAAAACCCCCATCACATCACCCTGGACGCCACCCTCGACTGGAGCCACGATCTGCTGACGCCGCCGGCGAGGCGACTGTTCCGACGCATCGCGGCCTTTCGCGGCTCCTTCAGCTTTGAGGCAGCGGAAGCGATCTGCAAAGACCATCCACCGGCCGGCGAGGGACTCGACGACATCCTCGAAGCCTTCGAGGATCTGGTCCACAAGTCCCTGCTTGAGAAGGACGGCAATGAGCGTTTCCACTTCCTGGAGATCGTGCGCCAGTACGCCGAGCGCCAACTCCAGAATGCGGGGGAGGAGCCGACGGTGCGAGGCCGCCACGCGACCTACTTTCTCGACATCGCGGAAGCGGCCAACCGCGAGATGCTCGCCACCGGCCAAAAGGAGCGCCTCCAGCTCCTGGAGCAGGAGCACCCCAATCTACGAGCCGCTTTGCGCGCCGCCGGCGATCGCGAAACGGCCTACCGGCTCGGCATTGCGATGTGGCGCTTCTGGGAGATGCGCGGCTTCTTTCACGAGGGGAGAGACCGCCTCACCCGCCTGGTGCCGGAAGAGACGCGAACGGACCCCGCGACCCTGCAGGCGGACGACCGGGTGGCGGACGAACTGCACTCTTCGGTGCTCAGCGGGCTCGGGCTGCTGGCCTATCGCCAGGGCGACGTCGCCGAAGCGAGTCGCTGCTTCTACCGGGTGCTCGGCTTCGAACGGCGTCTCGGTCGACCGGACCGTCTGGCCAACGCCCTCGGCGACGTCGGCCTCCTGTTCATGCACGGGGACCCGGACAAGGCGATGGACTACTTCCGCGAAGGCCACCGTTTGGCGCAAGAGGCCGGAGATGACCGCCTGGTGGCGGTGGCGTGCAACAACCTCGGAAAAACCGAGCTGTACCGCAAGCGCATTCCCGAGGCGCGCGCCCTGCTCAAGGACAGCGTCGCCGGATTCGAGGCCGCCGGAAACCTGTGGGAGAGTGGTTTTCCCCTGATCGGCCTGGGCAATCTCGCCCTCGAAGAGGACGAGCCGGACGAAGCCAAGGTCTATTTCGAGAAGGCACGGGAGCGGCGCCTGCTGGTGGGCGATCGTCGAAACGTCGCCAACAGCTTGTTGGGCATCGCCCGGGCCCATCTGATGACCCGCGACCTGCTCGCCAGCCGCGACACACTGCGCGAAGCGATTCGGCTCTACGACGAGGTCGATGACCAAGCTTCGATTCTCCGCTGCTGGGAAATCGCCGCCGAGATCGCCGCCCTGGGTGGCGATGGCCTGGCCGCCGCGCGCCTTTCGGCCTTCGCCGAGCGACGACGAGAGGCGATGGAGGTCTCGCAGCGACCGACCGACAAAGACACCATGGAGGCTCGGCTGATGGCAGTTCGCGGCGAGATCGGCGACCGAGCGTGGAGCGCTGCCCAAGCCGAGGTGGTGGGCTGGAAGCGCCCCGATGCGATGGAGGCGGTGCGCAGAATCGCCATCGCCCGGGGGGCCGCCGAAGAATGA
- a CDS encoding gamma-glutamylcyclotransferase family protein, with amino-acid sequence MSRVLLVGYGTLLDQGSLGDTIGADRAGTKVARPVTVRDYRRLFNLRPDHYQASCELGKAGIEAGAMNVEPAEGHHFNALAFEVDAGELERLDHRERYYQRRVEPLYDFATGESIGEGSLYTAPRTAQWIERDPDRLLPRWLDVELGRRGAYRVGRAFGEDFDRTTFLADGITPLAAAYGDSWEERTRRLMAELAGR; translated from the coding sequence ATGAGCCGCGTCCTGCTGGTGGGCTACGGCACCCTCCTCGACCAGGGTTCTCTGGGCGACACCATCGGCGCCGACCGCGCGGGGACCAAGGTCGCCCGGCCGGTGACCGTGCGCGACTACCGCCGGCTCTTCAACCTGCGGCCGGACCACTACCAGGCCAGTTGCGAACTCGGCAAGGCGGGCATCGAAGCCGGCGCGATGAACGTCGAACCGGCGGAGGGACACCACTTCAACGCTCTGGCCTTCGAGGTGGACGCCGGCGAACTCGAGCGCCTCGACCACCGCGAACGCTACTACCAGCGACGGGTCGAACCGCTGTACGACTTCGCTACCGGAGAGTCCATCGGCGAAGGCAGTCTCTACACCGCGCCGCGCACGGCGCAGTGGATCGAACGGGACCCGGACCGCCTGCTGCCGCGCTGGCTCGATGTCGAGCTGGGTCGCCGCGGCGCCTACCGCGTCGGCCGAGCCTTCGGCGAAGACTTCGACCGCACCACCTTTCTGGCGGACGGCATCACGCCGCTGGCGGCGGCTTACGGCGACTCGTGGGAGGAGCGGACCCGGCGGCTGATGGCCGAGCTGGCAGGTCGCTGA
- the tesB gene encoding acyl-CoA thioesterase II encodes MSAILEDLIQLLTLERLDTNLFRGQSRDIGTNRVFGGQVLGQALAAANNTVEGRVVHSLHAYFLRKGDQEAPIIYEVDRQRDGRSFTSRRVVAIQHGHPILNMAASFQVPEDGLEHQSTMPQVPPPEKLKDVTDHRRQLQDRLPDTKLPRYLLHDRPFEFRPVQLPQFIDPEPREPRASIWFKTTGPMPDDEHLHRAMLAYVSDYYLIGTATRPHGTSVFDPRLQLASLDHALWFQRPFRLDEWLLYSIVSPSASGGRGVSRGEIFRRDGALVAVVAQEGVMRLWPKKDS; translated from the coding sequence ATGAGCGCGATACTCGAAGATCTCATCCAGCTCCTCACTCTGGAGCGACTCGATACCAATCTCTTTCGCGGCCAGAGCCGGGACATCGGCACCAACCGGGTGTTCGGCGGGCAGGTGCTCGGTCAGGCGCTGGCGGCGGCGAACAATACGGTGGAGGGGCGGGTGGTGCATTCGCTCCACGCCTATTTCCTGCGCAAGGGCGACCAGGAAGCCCCAATCATCTACGAGGTGGACCGCCAGCGCGACGGCCGCAGCTTCACCAGCCGGCGGGTGGTGGCGATCCAGCACGGCCATCCGATCTTGAACATGGCGGCTTCCTTCCAGGTACCGGAGGACGGGCTGGAGCACCAGTCGACCATGCCCCAGGTGCCGCCGCCGGAGAAGCTGAAGGACGTCACCGACCACCGACGCCAGCTCCAGGACCGCCTGCCGGATACGAAGCTACCGCGCTATCTGCTGCACGATCGGCCCTTCGAGTTCCGGCCGGTGCAGCTCCCGCAGTTCATCGATCCGGAGCCGCGAGAACCGAGGGCGAGCATTTGGTTCAAGACCACCGGGCCGATGCCCGATGACGAACATCTCCACCGGGCGATGTTGGCCTATGTCTCCGACTACTACTTGATCGGCACCGCCACTCGGCCCCACGGCACGTCGGTGTTCGATCCGCGCCTACAGCTCGCCAGCCTGGATCACGCCCTGTGGTTCCAGCGCCCGTTCCGGCTCGATGAATGGCTGCTGTACTCCATCGTCAGTCCGAGCGCATCCGGCGGCCGGGGCGTTTCCCGCGGCGAAATCTTCCGCCGCGACGGCGCGCTGGTGGCGGTGGTGGCCCAGGAGGGCGTGATGCGCCTGTGGCCGAAAAAAGACAGTTGA
- a CDS encoding type II toxin-antitoxin system Phd/YefM family antitoxin: protein MSKAVFNLYEAKTSLSKLVDRAARGEEIIIAKSGVPLAKLSPFRTESLPRKPGGWEGQVWISDDFDAPLPDDLLAAFEGRNDPND, encoded by the coding sequence ATGTCCAAAGCAGTCTTCAATCTCTATGAAGCCAAGACATCTCTGTCCAAGCTGGTAGATCGAGCAGCCCGGGGAGAAGAGATCATCATCGCCAAATCGGGAGTGCCACTGGCGAAGCTGAGTCCCTTTCGTACCGAGAGCTTGCCGCGCAAACCGGGTGGCTGGGAAGGACAGGTCTGGATCTCGGACGACTTCGATGCTCCTCTTCCGGACGACCTGCTAGCAGCGTTCGAGGGTCGCAATGACCCGAACGACTAG
- a CDS encoding type II toxin-antitoxin system VapC family toxin: MTRTTRLLLDTHVFLWWRSNDARLGQEGLDAIGTANAVFVSAASAWEAAIKRAIGRLRIPEPFEEGIRDSGFNALPIHFDHAEKVGELPPHHSDPFDRLLVAQAQVEGFTLVTHDRTLASYDVPLIRI; the protein is encoded by the coding sequence ATGACCCGAACGACTAGGCTCCTTCTCGACACTCACGTTTTCCTCTGGTGGAGAAGCAACGACGCGAGACTGGGCCAGGAGGGCCTGGACGCCATTGGTACGGCCAACGCGGTCTTCGTCAGCGCAGCCTCCGCTTGGGAAGCTGCGATCAAGCGCGCGATCGGTCGCCTTCGCATACCCGAGCCTTTCGAAGAGGGGATTAGGGATAGCGGCTTCAATGCTCTCCCCATCCATTTCGACCACGCCGAGAAGGTCGGGGAGTTACCGCCTCACCACAGCGACCCCTTCGACCGTCTGCTCGTCGCCCAAGCTCAGGTCGAAGGCTTCACGCTGGTAACCCACGACCGCACCCTTGCAAGCTACGACGTGCCCTTGATTCGCATTTGA
- a CDS encoding right-handed parallel beta-helix repeat-containing protein yields MKLLAWVASSFLLCAFPASADTFYVAPPPAGNDANPGTVASPWATLEHADSQVSPGDTVLVRGGNHAGAQLTTSGTAVQPILWRAFPGEEPSIVSDNASTPDGINIEGASHLVIEGFRVDGRTRAGIRAVLCENVTLRNNRADGNGRWGILTGFCDDLTIEGNVTTNSVIEHGIYVSNSGDRPVIRGNLIHGNNANGIHMNGDASLGGDGVISQAIVENNVIFDNGEAGGSGINCDGVQFSRIANNLIYDTHASGISLYRIDGGAPSINNRVYNNTVVVASDGRWGLNIQNASTGNEVRNNVFYSAHSFRGAMSVSADSLTGFVSDHNAVENRFTTDDGNSVLTLAEWRTATGQDANSLAGEPLDWFEDFPGDDYRPASASALLDAGNPVAQVPTDILGTPRPQGATYDIGAYEGAAGTMIFTDGFEAGTTTAWDAAVP; encoded by the coding sequence ATGAAACTACTAGCCTGGGTTGCAAGCTCTTTTCTCCTGTGCGCATTCCCCGCCTCCGCCGACACCTTCTACGTCGCTCCCCCACCCGCCGGCAACGACGCCAATCCGGGCACTGTCGCCTCCCCCTGGGCGACCTTGGAGCATGCCGATAGCCAGGTGTCCCCCGGCGACACGGTACTGGTGCGCGGCGGGAACCATGCCGGGGCGCAGCTCACCACTTCCGGCACGGCGGTGCAGCCGATCCTCTGGCGGGCCTTTCCGGGGGAAGAGCCGTCGATCGTCTCGGACAATGCGTCGACGCCGGACGGCATCAACATCGAGGGCGCTTCGCATCTGGTGATCGAGGGCTTCCGGGTGGACGGCCGTACCCGCGCCGGCATTCGGGCGGTGCTGTGCGAGAACGTCACCCTGCGCAACAACCGGGCCGACGGCAACGGCCGCTGGGGGATTCTCACCGGCTTTTGCGACGACCTCACCATCGAAGGCAACGTCACCACCAACAGCGTCATCGAGCACGGCATCTACGTCTCGAACAGCGGCGACCGACCGGTGATCCGTGGCAATCTCATCCACGGCAACAACGCCAACGGCATCCACATGAACGGCGACGCTTCACTCGGCGGCGACGGAGTGATCAGCCAGGCGATCGTCGAGAACAATGTCATCTTCGACAACGGCGAGGCCGGCGGCTCCGGTATCAACTGCGACGGCGTGCAGTTCTCGCGGATCGCCAACAACCTGATCTACGACACCCACGCCAGCGGCATTTCCCTCTACCGCATCGACGGCGGCGCGCCGTCCATCAACAACCGGGTCTACAACAACACCGTCGTGGTGGCCTCGGACGGCCGCTGGGGGCTCAACATCCAAAACGCTTCGACCGGCAACGAGGTGCGCAACAACGTGTTCTACAGCGCCCACTCCTTTCGCGGCGCGATGAGCGTTTCCGCCGACTCCCTCACCGGCTTCGTCAGCGATCACAACGCGGTAGAAAACCGCTTCACCACCGACGACGGCAACAGCGTCCTCACCCTCGCCGAGTGGCGGACGGCCACCGGGCAGGACGCCAACTCCCTCGCTGGCGAACCGCTAGATTGGTTCGAAGACTTCCCCGGCGATGACTACCGCCCCGCCTCGGCCAGCGCACTTCTCGACGCCGGCAACCCGGTGGCGCAGGTGCCGACGGACATCCTCGGGACCCCCCGGCCGCAGGGCGCCACCTACGACATCGGAGCCTACGAGGGCGCCGCCGGGACGATGATTTTCACCGATGGCTTCGAGGCCGGCACTACCACAGCCTGGGACGCGGCGGTTCCCTGA
- a CDS encoding sulfur transferase domain-containing protein has protein sequence MQTVGLAGSVLMIGLAWMTSAAVDAEARQVDDSAWETLVPNARRPAPQVVSGGQPSAEQLKSAREAGFRTVINLRGEGEPGAKGQEIEALGMEYRAFPIASAEDLNEENARAFSALLADADGPVLLHCGSGNRVGALFALSAFYVDGATPEEALEKGLASGLTGLEPVVRQRLGVPGE, from the coding sequence ATGCAGACTGTGGGCCTTGCGGGAAGCGTTTTGATGATCGGCCTGGCCTGGATGACGTCGGCCGCCGTCGATGCCGAAGCACGCCAGGTGGACGACTCGGCCTGGGAAACCCTCGTGCCCAACGCGCGGCGTCCGGCGCCGCAGGTAGTCTCCGGCGGCCAGCCTTCGGCGGAGCAGCTCAAGTCGGCGCGGGAAGCGGGTTTTCGTACCGTCATCAACCTGCGCGGCGAGGGCGAGCCGGGCGCCAAGGGCCAGGAGATCGAGGCCCTGGGCATGGAATACCGGGCTTTCCCGATTGCCAGCGCCGAAGACTTGAACGAGGAGAACGCCCGCGCCTTCTCCGCCCTGCTCGCGGACGCCGACGGTCCGGTGCTGCTGCATTGCGGTAGCGGCAACCGGGTGGGGGCATTGTTTGCTCTGTCGGCCTTCTACGTCGATGGAGCGACTCCCGAAGAGGCGCTCGAAAAAGGGCTCGCTTCCGGCTTGACCGGCCTGGAGCCGGTGGTGCGCCAGCGGTTGGGCGTGCCGGGAGAGTAG
- a CDS encoding multicopper oxidase family protein: MRTFTFLGPDTVSVVVAMNGSQQMADGTNIGTWYFREGTGLGFNGDRTIPSPVIELTEGQNAAITLTSNRPHSIHLHGLDVNQANDGVPTTSGYVATSVPMDGFGRVQGYTRLNSPFTYAFVAPQAGSYMYHCHIDTALHMERGMAGMIIVRPPDGNTEEVWAGGPTFDKEYIWHLHTIDSSWHTVQVSDTTLNRYRPDYFLINGKNGSQIDTDPATAITAAAGDRVLIRAINVGYQPALVKFGGLSFDVVSSDGRPLASTLTALTELWVTSGERYDIILTMPAATDVTASVEYWNVRMAAILGTATAPVVEDPTLFADGFESGDTTRWSNSVE; this comes from the coding sequence ATGCGCACCTTTACTTTTCTCGGACCGGACACCGTGTCGGTGGTCGTGGCGATGAACGGCAGCCAGCAGATGGCCGACGGCACCAACATCGGCACCTGGTACTTCCGCGAGGGGACCGGCCTCGGCTTCAACGGCGACCGCACCATTCCGAGTCCGGTGATCGAACTCACCGAAGGCCAGAACGCTGCCATCACCCTGACCTCCAACCGCCCGCACTCGATCCATCTGCACGGGCTGGACGTCAACCAGGCGAACGACGGCGTGCCCACCACTTCCGGCTACGTGGCGACCTCGGTGCCGATGGACGGCTTCGGACGGGTGCAGGGCTACACCCGCCTGAATTCGCCCTTCACCTATGCCTTCGTGGCGCCGCAGGCCGGTAGCTACATGTACCACTGCCACATCGACACCGCCCTCCACATGGAGCGCGGTATGGCGGGCATGATCATCGTCCGTCCACCGGACGGCAACACCGAAGAGGTATGGGCCGGCGGACCGACCTTCGACAAGGAGTACATCTGGCACCTGCACACCATCGACAGCTCCTGGCACACGGTGCAGGTGAGCGACACCACCCTCAACCGCTACCGGCCGGACTATTTTCTGATCAACGGCAAGAACGGCTCGCAGATCGACACCGACCCGGCGACGGCGATCACCGCGGCGGCCGGCGATCGGGTGCTGATCCGGGCGATCAACGTCGGCTATCAGCCGGCGCTGGTCAAGTTCGGTGGCCTGTCCTTCGACGTGGTGTCGAGCGACGGTCGGCCGCTGGCGTCGACCCTCACCGCATTGACGGAGCTGTGGGTGACCTCCGGCGAGCGCTACGACATCATCTTGACCATGCCGGCGGCGACCGACGTCACCGCCTCCGTCGAGTACTGGAATGTCCGGATGGCTGCGATCCTCGGCACCGCCACGGCGCCGGTGGTGGAGGATCCGACCCTGTTCGCCGATGGATTCGAGAGCGGCGACACCACCCGCTGGTCAAACAGCGTGGAGTGA